The Thermostichus vulcanus str. 'Rupite' genome segment ATTTTTGGGATCTGGATTGCGGGCCAAAATAACTTTATTAATGTTCCTTTTCCTTCCCCGTCTGGATCCCTTCTCTATTTACCACTACCCTAGGAGCCACCATGCCACGCCTCCATTTCAACCCCATTCTCGAAGTGGGATCCTTACAACGGGATCTCAACCGCCTACTGGAATGGCCCACCGAGCGCCCCAGCGCCACTGTTCCTGCTGCCCCGCTACAGGTTTGGGAAAGTGCTGAAGCCTACACAGTTCATCTGTTGATCCCTGGCGCGGATCGGGAGAGCCTAAATATCGAAGCGGCTCCCCATCAGCTCTCGGTCAGCGGTGAGATCAAGCTAAGTGGCCCTGCCGGTGCCGAACTGCGCTACCAAGAGGTAGAAGGCAAATCCTTTCAGCGCAGCCTGAAGTTGGCCCGTCGCATCCAACCGGAAAAGGTAGCCGCCACTTATACCGATGGCATTCTCAGCCTCACCCTGCCCAAGGCCGAAGCCGCCCGGGCGGTGAAAGTGCAAGTGAGTGCCCCAGGGGAAGCGCCTGCATC includes the following:
- a CDS encoding Hsp20/alpha crystallin family protein; the encoded protein is MPRLHFNPILEVGSLQRDLNRLLEWPTERPSATVPAAPLQVWESAEAYTVHLLIPGADRESLNIEAAPHQLSVSGEIKLSGPAGAELRYQEVEGKSFQRSLKLARRIQPEKVAATYTDGILSLTLPKAEAARAVKVQVSAPGEAPASKTVAVEGQSA